TCACCACCGCCCGCTTCCGCGCCCGGGACCTCGTGGTGGAGCGCAAACCCGACCGCACACCGGTGACGGACGCGGACGTGGCGGTCGAGGACGCGATCCGCGCGGTGCTGGCCGTCGAGGCGCCGCAGGACCAGGTCGCGGGCGAGGAGCGCGGCGGCACGGCGGGCGCGGGCCGGGCGTGGGTGGTCGACCCGATCGACGGCACGAAGAACTTCCTGCGCGGCGTGCCGGTGTGGGCGACGCTGATCGCGCTGGTCGTGGACGGCGTGCCGGTGGTCGGGGTGGTGAGCGCGCCCGCCCTGGGCCGGCGCTGGTGGGCCTCGGCGGGCGGTGGCGCGCACATGTCCGACGCGTCGGGCGAGCGGGCGATCTCCGCGTCGGCCGTGCGGGACCTGTCCGACGCCTACCTGTCCACCACGCACCTGGGCACGTGGGCCGAGCACCACTCCCGCGAGGCGTACCTGGCGCT
This genomic window from Saccharothrix sp. HUAS TT1 contains:
- the hisN gene encoding histidinol-phosphatase, whose translation is MADLRADLSLALRLADEADGITTARFRARDLVVERKPDRTPVTDADVAVEDAIRAVLAVEAPQDQVAGEERGGTAGAGRAWVVDPIDGTKNFLRGVPVWATLIALVVDGVPVVGVVSAPALGRRWWASAGGGAHMSDASGERAISASAVRDLSDAYLSTTHLGTWAEHHSREAYLALVDACWENRAYGDFWQHCLVAEGAIDVAAEPIVNPWDVAPFQVLVTEAGGRFSDLSGVERFDGGTVLTSNGHVHEAALKVLAENR